The Imtechella halotolerans DNA window AGTTCCTAATAGTGTATTAACTAGTACTAAACAGGCAATCATTATTTTTCTCATGTGTTTTTGCTTTTTATAAAATTAAAGATACTGTTTAATTTCTAAAAGATCATTAATGGTAATGCCAAACTCATTTGGTGTTCCATCATGCACATTAAAATGAATCGTGTGCATTCCAACATTCCGTGCTCCTAGAATGTCAGCCTCTAAATTATCTCCTATCATTACTGATTGTAAGGGTGTCGAAGATGCTTTATCCATGGCGTGTTCAAAAATCAAAGGGTTAGGCTTCTTTACTCCTACTGACTCAGAATTGATAATATGATCAAAGTAATGGGCAATTCCAGAATTTTTTAATTTATCATTTTGAACTTCTTCAAACCCATTTGTAATAATATGGAGTTTATATTTAGGTTGAAGATATGATAATATTTCATTTGCATTATTAAATAAATGATTATAACGAGGTAAAACTCGAATGTAATCCTCTGAAAGTTGGATAATAGTTGAGTTACTTACCGTAATTTTAAGTTCTTCAAAAGTTTTATTTAAACGCTCATAACGCAATACTTCCTTAGTAATTTGCTCATCTCTGTACAATTTCCAATAATGCAAATTAATAGGTACATATACCTCTAGAAAATCTGCTAAATCTACCCTAACATTGTGAATCTCCAATATTTCTTCAAAGGTAAGTGCTGAATTACGTTCAAAATCCCACAAGGTATGATCCAGATCAAAAAACAGATCAGTTATCATTTCTTTTGTCATAAGTTTACTATTTCTTTATAAAGTGTTTTCCAATCTACATAAGATTTTCCACCAATTATTTCATTTGAAAATACCATTAAAAATCTACCATTAACAGCCTCAACTGCTGCATGCATGGATTGAACTTTTCTTAAAATTACTTTTTTATTGGAATAATGTTGAAAAGCTTTGTCTTGAAGACAAAACGAATTTACTAAAATTGGTAACTGAACCTCATACCCAACATCATAAAAATAAAAAGGTGTACAAGTACCAGCTCTAAAACCTACATAATTAGTATACCCCATTGTATAGTCTTCATTAAATTCAGCATCTGTAAGGTTCCGATATGTTTCAGGGATTTGGATTCGATTAAATCGTACCCGTACTCTTTTTACAGGACGATTAATTACATTTATTAGCCTTTTTCGTTCCTTTTTAAGGTTAGCCAAATCATTATGAGTTTCATATGAAGCCATTAAGGATACGATCGTGTAATCGGCTATTTTCTTAATTAATTCTTTAAAGCGCTTACTATTAACTGAACTATTTTTATCATAAGTTGAATAGTCAGCAAAAAGAAAAAAGTATATAGTCTTCCATTTTTGATCTTTCTGAAATTGTAACAATTCATCAAAATTATCATATGCATCCCTTTGAATTCCAAACAATACTGAAAAACGCTCAAAAACCCTTCCAATATGTAATTTACTTAAATCAAGTAAAGTGGCTCCGATTGTCCGAAGAACATCCTTCTCTTTAAACTCATAGGAAGCTGAAACATCCATTAATAATTGCTTCTCAAAAATACGTGAAGGAAAAACTACCTCAGGAAACAATTTGAGTAAAATAGTTTTTAATTTATGTATCCATATATCAACTACAGGAAATTCCAAAAAACCATTCTTAAAAGCAAGGCTTTCAGAAGCTGGATATCTACCATGCTCATCTTTTAAATGAGGTAAATATTCCTCATACCGGCTCAACAAATAAAAACTCGCCGCAAATACATCAAAAGGAAGAAAACAATTCTTTGATGTTGGAAAAAAACATGGAATTTCATCCCAATCCTGAATATATATTTCTACATCATTTATTCCTTGTTCCAGCAACAAATCATGCATTCGAATAAATGGAGAATTTCCTATAGAATTACGTGCATAAATGAATTTAGCACCTTGATATTTTAAAAAAAAATCTTGATCTGAAGTAAAACGAACATCCACGTTTAGCATTCTTCCAAAAATATGCTTAAATATATAGGTAAAACGAGGAGTTATTTTTTCGGTATAAACGAGAAACATATTATAAGATTCCTTGATCGGAAAAGCTAAAATACGCTTTTTCGGTCACAATAAGATGGTCAAGAATCTTAATATC harbors:
- a CDS encoding polysaccharide deacetylase family protein → MFLVYTEKITPRFTYIFKHIFGRMLNVDVRFTSDQDFFLKYQGAKFIYARNSIGNSPFIRMHDLLLEQGINDVEIYIQDWDEIPCFFPTSKNCFLPFDVFAASFYLLSRYEEYLPHLKDEHGRYPASESLAFKNGFLEFPVVDIWIHKLKTILLKLFPEVVFPSRIFEKQLLMDVSASYEFKEKDVLRTIGATLLDLSKLHIGRVFERFSVLFGIQRDAYDNFDELLQFQKDQKWKTIYFFLFADYSTYDKNSSVNSKRFKELIKKIADYTIVSLMASYETHNDLANLKKERKRLINVINRPVKRVRVRFNRIQIPETYRNLTDAEFNEDYTMGYTNYVGFRAGTCTPFYFYDVGYEVQLPILVNSFCLQDKAFQHYSNKKVILRKVQSMHAAVEAVNGRFLMVFSNEIIGGKSYVDWKTLYKEIVNL
- a CDS encoding YjjG family noncanonical pyrimidine nucleotidase, which gives rise to MTKEMITDLFFDLDHTLWDFERNSALTFEEILEIHNVRVDLADFLEVYVPINLHYWKLYRDEQITKEVLRYERLNKTFEELKITVSNSTIIQLSEDYIRVLPRYNHLFNNANEILSYLQPKYKLHIITNGFEEVQNDKLKNSGIAHYFDHIINSESVGVKKPNPLIFEHAMDKASSTPLQSVMIGDNLEADILGARNVGMHTIHFNVHDGTPNEFGITINDLLEIKQYL